A portion of the Diprion similis isolate iyDipSimi1 chromosome 4, iyDipSimi1.1, whole genome shotgun sequence genome contains these proteins:
- the LOC124405916 gene encoding transmembrane protease serine 9-like — protein sequence MSTAVFCIVNCLCHSVVLHNLVELLRLTVTAIKYMYVTVRCHNELFFVFCGKLIGISYVILEICEKNFRHLLLILRHDFWSSHRASKLCSMVVDKSKICISHLFHSSACFKHRLQSSHDFPGRNNLQISYAFSYQRSANNQYYCHREFLTVNLPAQTHNLQLIIYGKVRIQPMDIDFLLTKTNIKAANYVVKNKGLQTVYVYTLFSIVDNHLAADQIVIGLRKTRMKFYAVVSFALFAVHLVAPEHLSHSRAQNNKVLINSRITDGQNAVQGAYPYQASIWWGFPPEINSTHICGGAIINREWVITAGHCLSDLPEYGSLTVYGGKYTINVNESTQQSSTVKEQIIHPLYQGGENPHDIALLRLTTPFNFTSAISAITLPAQNATHTGNAVLTGWGSVSFNETIVLPTVLQTATVPIITNSACYSALYSLIGVTPLDDTNICTGSPSNLSVTFCAGDSGGPLAQLINGVWQLVGVVSWGVFPCGVSGMPSVYARVSNYTNWITAQTAYSVNLINPLSANEISVIGRRHLYTCPYEKIYKTTVKPGKIVQSTMKFAAIACLAVLATVAAVGEANPTWAQVNGHGAVQGAYPELHHLFGNSRIVNGQDAVQGAYPYQVSLWWGWSIIIAASHSCGGSLISEEWVVTAGHCFTELPSFGSTTVYAGKHLINVVEGTQQSSAVGQTFIHPSYVGGVAPHDIALIKLARPFTLNANVATIGLPAAGTLHAGDAVLSGWGSVSQTIFPSMPTVLQTATIPIVDTQVCYDALARIVANPPLVPTAIDNVCTGPLDNSRISACSGDSGGPLAQYISGSWELVGVVSWGISPCGTVGAPSVFVRVSAYIDWINGIVN from the exons ATGTCCACGGCAGTATTTTGTATAGTTAATTGCCTGTGTCACTCTGTGGTGTTACA cAATCTAGTTGAGTTGCTTAGATTAACTGTTACAGCGATAAAATACATGTACGTCACTGTACGGTGTCACAATGAATTATTCTTTGTATTCTGTGGAAAATTGATCGGCATATCATACGTAATTTTAGAAATCTGCGAAAAGAatt ttaGACATTTACTGCTTATTCTAAGACATGACTTTTGGTCTAGTCACAGAGCTTCGAAACTGTGCTCTATGGTTGTAGATAAATCTAAGATTTGTATCTCACACTTATTCCATTCTTCCGCTTGTTTCAAAC ATCGTCTGCAGAGCAGCCACGATTTCCCAGGACGTAATAATTTACAGATCTCATACGCATTCTCGTATCAACGATCAGCAAATAATCAATATTACTGTCACCGCGAATTTCTCACAGTCAACCTCCCTGCTCAAACACATAATTTACAATTGATC ATCTACGGCAAAGTAAGAATCCAGCCAATGgacattgattttttattgacaaaaacaaatatcaaagcCGCTA ATTACGTCGTGAAGAATAAAGG ATTACAGACTGTTTACGTATATACACTGTTCTCGATAGTCGATAATCATCTTGCGG CCGATCAGATAGTAATCGGACTGCGCAAAACGAGGATGAAGTTCTACGCTGTTGTTTCCTTCGCCTTATTCGCGGTCCATCTGGTAGCCC CTGAACACTTGAGTCACTCAAGGGCTCAAAACAACAAGGTACTGATCAACTCGCGGATTACCGATGGGCAGAATGCTGTCCAGGGAGCTTATCCTTACCAAGCATCTATTTGGTGGGGATTTCCGCCGGAAATCAACTCCACCCACATTTGCGGTGGTGCAATAATAAACAGAGAATGGGTCATAACCGCGGGTCATTGTCTCAGTGACCTGCCAGAGTATGGAAGCCTGACAGTTTACGGGGGCAAATACACAATCAACGTCAACGAGTCCACTCAGCAGTCGTCGACCGTCAAAGAGCAGATAATCCACCCTCTTTACCAAGG AGGAGAAAATCCTCACGACATCGCCCTGCTCAGACTCACCACTCCCTTCAACTTCACCTCCGCCATTTCTGCGATCACGCTACCTGCCCAAAACGCCACGCACACCGGAAATGCGGTCCTTACCGGATGGGGTTCCGTATCTTTCAACGAAACCATCGTTCTGCCAACCGTTCTGCAGACTGCTACCGTCCCTATAATCACCAACAGCGCGTGCTACTCCGCTCTGTACAGTCTGATTGGCGTCACGCCGCTCGACGACACGAACATCTGCACCGGATCTCCGAGCAACTTGAGCGTTACCTTCTGCGCC GGCGACTCAGGCGGTCCTCTTGCCCAGTTGATAAACGGCGTGTGGCAGCTCGTCGGCGTTGTATCCTGGGGTGTTTTCCCCTGCGGTGTTTCCGGCATGCCGTCTGTCTACGCGCGGGTTTCCAATTACACCAACTGGATAACTGCTCAAACTGCTTA TTCTGTTAATTTGATCAACCCCCTATCTGCGAATGAGATTTCAGTGATAGGCCGCCGACACTTGTATACATGTCCATatgagaaaatatataaaacgacGGTGAAACCTGGGAAGATTGTCCAAAGCACGATGAAATTCGCCGCAATCGCTTGTTTGGCTGTCCTCGCGACTGTAGCTGCCG TTGGTGAGGCAAACCCCACCTGGGCGCAAGTAAACGGTCATGGTGCCGTCCAGGGTGCTTATCCCGAGCTCCACCACCTCTTCGGCAACAGTCGTATCGTAAACGGTCAGGATGCCGTCCAGGGCGCCTACCCCTATCAAGTGTCTCTCTGGTGGGGATGGAGCATCATTATTGCTGCCAGCCACAGCTGCGGTGGATCCCTCATCAGCGAGGAGTGGGTAGTCACTGCTGGTCACTGCTTCACCGAGCTCCCGAGCTTCGGTAGCACCACCGTCTATGCCGGAAAGCACCTCATCAATGTCGTCGAAGGCACCCAGCAGTCCAGTGCTGTTGGCCAAACCTTCATTCACCCGTCTTACGTTGG CGGTGTGGCACCTCACGACATCGCTTTAATCAAGCTCGCTAGGCCCTTCACCCTGAACGCTAACGTAGCCACCATCGGTCTGCCAGCTGCAGGAACCCTGCACGCCGGAGACGCGGTCCTCTCTGGATGGGGATCCGTTTCCCAGACCATATTTCCGTCGATGCCGACCGTTTTGCAGACGGCCACCATCCCCATCGTTGACACCCAAGTGTGCTACGACGCCCTGGCTAGAATCGTCGCAAACCCTCCTCTGGTGCCAACCGCCATTGACAACGTCTGCACTGGACCCCTCGACAACTCGAGGATCTCTGCCTGCTCG GGTGACTCCGGTGGCCCATTGGCTCAATACATCTCCGGATCATGGGAACTCGTCGGTGTTGTATCCTGGGGAATTTCTCCTTGCGGAACTGTCGGCGCACCGTCTGTATTCGTCCGTGTATCTGCCTACATCGACTGGATCAATGGAATAGTAAACTAA